In the genome of Methylophaga nitratireducenticrescens, one region contains:
- a CDS encoding helicase HerA-like C-terminal domain-containing protein, whose translation MVQPMFVGQAELPFFLLPQMANRHGLVAGATGTGKTVTLQGLAEAFSNIGVPVFAADIKGDLSGISQPGKAHPKISERVTLMQLEDFQFSGFPTTFWDVFGEQGHPVRTTISDMGPLLLSRLMNLNDTQQGVLTLIFRVADDNGWLVLDLKDLRAMLQFVAENAGEFRTLYGNISAASVGAIQRRLLVLEEQGADKLFAEPVLNLDDLLQTDVHGKGIINLLTADKMMQSPQLYSTFLLWLLAELFDQLPEIGDPEKPKLVLFFDEAHLIFDDAPKALLDKIEQVVRLIRSKGVGVYFVTQNPTDIPDSVLGQLGNRIQHALRAYTAKDQKVVKAAAETFRDNPAFSTMEVITDLGVGEALVSMLDEKGRPQIVQRTMIKPPQSQIGPITPQQRLQLLQSSLLAGVYDKILDRESAHEVLAERAEKMQQAALAEKNEAVKETVKPSRASNRQSIFEAFAKSAMRSIGSQIGRRLVRGILGSLLRGK comes from the coding sequence ATGGTACAACCCATGTTTGTAGGACAGGCAGAGCTGCCGTTTTTTTTATTACCACAAATGGCCAATCGTCATGGCCTGGTTGCTGGCGCTACTGGCACCGGGAAAACAGTGACCCTGCAAGGACTTGCTGAAGCGTTCAGTAATATTGGTGTCCCCGTGTTTGCTGCCGATATTAAAGGTGATTTGTCCGGTATCAGCCAGCCGGGTAAAGCGCATCCCAAAATCAGTGAACGCGTTACCTTAATGCAACTGGAGGATTTTCAGTTCTCAGGATTTCCAACGACCTTCTGGGATGTGTTTGGTGAACAGGGACATCCGGTTCGCACCACCATTTCCGATATGGGCCCATTACTGTTATCCCGGTTGATGAATCTCAACGATACACAGCAAGGTGTGTTAACACTGATTTTCCGGGTAGCGGATGATAATGGCTGGCTGGTGTTGGATCTGAAGGATTTGCGTGCCATGCTGCAGTTCGTTGCTGAAAATGCCGGCGAATTTCGGACCTTGTATGGCAATATTTCTGCGGCCAGTGTCGGGGCCATTCAACGACGGCTATTGGTGTTGGAAGAGCAGGGGGCGGACAAGCTGTTTGCGGAACCGGTATTAAATCTCGATGATTTGCTGCAAACCGATGTGCATGGCAAAGGCATTATTAATTTGCTGACAGCCGACAAAATGATGCAGTCACCGCAGTTATACAGTACCTTTTTATTATGGCTGCTGGCAGAATTGTTTGATCAGTTGCCGGAAATCGGTGATCCGGAAAAACCAAAATTGGTGTTATTTTTTGATGAAGCGCATCTGATATTTGATGATGCGCCAAAAGCCTTATTGGACAAGATTGAACAAGTGGTGCGTTTAATTCGCTCCAAAGGTGTTGGCGTCTATTTTGTGACGCAGAATCCGACTGATATTCCCGATAGTGTATTAGGTCAGCTGGGTAACCGTATTCAACATGCCCTGCGTGCTTATACCGCCAAAGATCAAAAAGTGGTCAAAGCGGCGGCGGAAACCTTTCGTGATAATCCGGCGTTTTCCACCATGGAAGTGATTACTGATTTGGGCGTTGGAGAGGCGCTGGTCTCAATGCTGGATGAAAAGGGGCGTCCGCAGATTGTGCAACGCACCATGATCAAGCCGCCTCAAAGTCAGATTGGTCCAATTACTCCCCAGCAACGTCTGCAGTTATTGCAAAGCTCTCTGCTGGCGGGTGTGTATGACAAAATTCTGGATCGTGAGTCTGCCCATGAAGTGCTAGCTGAACGCGCTGAAAAAATGCAACAGGCAGCGTTGGCAGAAAAGAATGAAGCAGTTAAGGAAACGGTGAAACCATCGCGTGCGAGCAATCGTCAATCCATTTTTGAAGCCTTTGCCAAAAGTGCGATGCGCTCGATTGGAAGCCAGATTGGTCGACGCTTAGTACGTGGAATTTTAGGTTCTTTGTTGAGGGGGAAATGA
- a CDS encoding YhcB family protein yields MTSIEIWAIGIVAVVIAGILGFLLGRRQPVGSPEQMKQLTDAHERQLAQTQAEFDAYREEVHSYHEKTANLFVSIAAPYKEMFDHLTEGYDKLGNFTEKKVLPDRAGALLDGPDANKHIPPELTEDLKPNPDYSKVNPTTVQKDY; encoded by the coding sequence ATGACATCAATCGAAATATGGGCCATCGGCATTGTTGCAGTAGTCATTGCTGGCATTTTGGGCTTCCTGTTGGGTCGTCGGCAACCGGTTGGCAGCCCGGAACAGATGAAACAACTGACCGACGCGCACGAACGTCAATTAGCGCAGACACAAGCTGAATTTGATGCCTACCGAGAAGAAGTACATAGCTATCATGAAAAAACAGCCAATCTGTTTGTTTCCATCGCAGCACCTTATAAAGAAATGTTTGATCATCTGACTGAAGGTTATGACAAACTCGGTAACTTCACTGAAAAAAAAGTATTACCTGATCGTGCCGGTGCATTATTAGATGGACCAGATGCCAATAAACATATACCGCCCGAATTAACAGAAGATTTAAAACCCAACCCCGATTACAGTAAAGTGAATCCGACGACTGTACAAAAGGATTATTAA
- the recD gene encoding exodeoxyribonuclease V subunit alpha produces the protein MNALKLLREAGFSELAYQFAAYISRQQQNEEPIVTLTAGLLSETVSEGHVCLNLNDFQSLNPVIQSAIPEATLWLDHLQNSEIIGAPGEFKPLVLTTDGLLYLYRYWQSEQQVAIAIQQRLKDGETLPAAENLSTFMADWQNHLPDTDWQKVAVLSALRRQLCVISGGPGTGKTTVVLKILQCLQLNDDKPRVALAAPTGKAAARLQQAISQHTGEQYVAKTLHRLLGISARFDQGRYSAERPLPVDVLIVDEASMIDINLMATTLKVLPLHARLILLGDSDQLASVESGAVLANLCADTPDFSADFRSWVKQISEIELPVSRDDNLLQDSLVKLKHSYRFAAGGLVGQLAQAVNRGDAGQVTDLLVNQSLSALSVPSTENIQTQLLNGYQRFIETIEKRADAVSCIQAFEAYRMLCAVKNRPQSVYSVNQLMSQLLAKRGWRTAQPYYPGRPVMITQNHYRQNLFNGDIGLVLPNADGELQACFLFGEELRWLPLSRLPAHETVFAMTVHKSQGSEFDHVSLLLPQEDSAVLSRELVYTALTRARQTVNILSTQPVLQQAVLRRHQRESGLAQLLANIRQTIS, from the coding sequence ATGAATGCCTTGAAACTACTGCGAGAAGCGGGGTTTTCCGAGCTGGCTTATCAGTTTGCAGCCTATATTAGCCGTCAGCAACAGAATGAAGAGCCAATCGTTACCCTGACGGCTGGGCTGCTTAGCGAAACCGTTAGTGAAGGCCATGTGTGTCTGAATCTGAATGACTTTCAATCACTTAATCCGGTTATTCAGAGCGCGATCCCTGAAGCGACACTGTGGTTGGACCATCTGCAAAACAGTGAAATTATCGGTGCTCCCGGCGAGTTTAAACCGTTAGTGCTGACAACCGATGGCTTGTTGTACCTGTATCGCTACTGGCAATCAGAACAACAGGTAGCAATTGCCATACAACAGCGACTGAAGGACGGGGAAACCCTGCCAGCTGCAGAAAATCTGTCGACATTTATGGCGGATTGGCAAAATCACCTACCCGATACCGACTGGCAGAAAGTTGCGGTGTTAAGTGCATTACGCCGACAGTTGTGTGTGATTTCAGGTGGTCCCGGCACCGGGAAAACCACGGTGGTGTTAAAAATTCTGCAATGTCTGCAATTAAACGACGATAAACCGCGGGTAGCTTTGGCGGCTCCTACAGGCAAAGCTGCGGCTAGACTGCAACAAGCAATCAGTCAGCATACTGGTGAGCAATATGTTGCTAAAACGCTGCATCGCTTACTGGGCATCAGTGCACGTTTTGATCAGGGGCGCTATTCAGCAGAACGGCCATTGCCGGTTGATGTGCTGATTGTTGATGAAGCGTCGATGATTGATATCAATCTGATGGCGACTACACTGAAAGTTTTACCATTGCACGCGAGGTTGATTTTATTGGGCGACAGCGATCAATTAGCCTCAGTCGAATCCGGCGCAGTACTCGCTAACTTATGTGCCGACACACCGGATTTTTCGGCTGATTTCAGATCCTGGGTGAAACAGATCAGCGAAATAGAGCTACCGGTTTCGAGGGATGACAATCTCTTGCAGGATTCGCTGGTCAAATTAAAGCACAGCTATCGTTTTGCAGCGGGAGGACTGGTCGGTCAACTGGCTCAGGCAGTCAATAGAGGAGATGCTGGTCAGGTGACGGATTTATTGGTAAATCAATCTTTATCCGCCTTAAGTGTGCCTTCAACAGAGAATATACAAACCCAGTTACTCAACGGATATCAGCGTTTTATCGAGACTATCGAAAAACGGGCAGATGCGGTGAGTTGTATTCAGGCATTTGAAGCGTATCGAATGCTTTGTGCGGTGAAAAATAGACCGCAATCGGTGTATTCAGTGAATCAGCTGATGAGCCAGTTGCTGGCAAAACGTGGCTGGCGAACAGCGCAGCCATATTATCCCGGACGGCCAGTGATGATTACGCAGAATCATTATCGGCAGAATCTGTTTAATGGCGATATTGGTTTGGTGTTGCCGAATGCCGACGGTGAACTGCAGGCCTGTTTTCTATTCGGTGAGGAGTTACGCTGGTTGCCATTAAGCCGTTTACCGGCGCATGAAACAGTGTTTGCGATGACGGTGCATAAAAGCCAGGGATCAGAGTTTGACCACGTCTCACTGTTACTACCCCAGGAAGATTCGGCCGTGTTAAGTCGGGAGCTGGTTTATACCGCGCTCACCAGAGCGCGACAAACGGTGAATATCTTGTCGACACAGCCTGTTTTGCAGCAGGCTGTTTTACGTCGACATCAACGGGAAAGTGGTTTGGCGCAGTTACTTGCCAATATCCGCCAGACGATTTCTTAA
- the recB gene encoding exodeoxyribonuclease V subunit beta: MKQFDLLQTPLHDVNLIEASAGTGKTFTLAGLYLRLILEHQLNVDQILVVTYTRAATQELRDRLRKKLSDERKLILNEQPHRNEDLKRLDLAIQSFDEAAIYTIHSFCQQVLKDFAFESGSPFEMDLIGDDRELLLSVTDDFWRQNVVQADNDFSAYLLVRKQTPETLLQSIRNLVAKPYLQIQALPEVDAEAVAEALTNAFWHASQCWQKESEQISAFLHSGSLSKTSYKPEKVERLLALLQIIFNEQSCPLAWDELLELATLEKAEASLKKGTALPELRFWSAMDTLKQRYQDLDTVRALQLQQLRLQLLSYIRDQLPQQKIQQQVQSYDDLLINLAQALQGPQGEWLITRLREQFKAALIDEFQDTDPVQYDNFRRVFADSGLPVFFVGDPKQAIYSFRGADIFTYLKAKQDANETYTLGKNWRSHISLVGAVNRLFMQTATPFIYEQIPFVEVDASRDQKPALQVDEGEQAALQFCYVESDKPLNIDPMKSTAVEVTTNEIARLLILAADNKARLLDEDSQQTRPLTGGDIAVLVPSHAQAELIQQALRRRGINSVQQGRENVFASRQAADLSCLMLALAQPDHHQRLSTVLAGPLFQYSAEELYAIQQDELRWNALMDQLQLLQQRWQQSGFMAMFRALLQLDNGLQRLLEQADGERQLTNFLHLAELIQAESARQNNHIEAVNQWFARQQEASATEDETAQLRLESDAALVKIMTIHSSKGLEYPIVFCPFNWTAKSNRTKTDIVEFHDPQNQHQPSVALAEPLLSEAQSVAEQEQQAESLRLLYVALTRARERCIIVWGNVRDVQKSALYQLLHGDSSEGMREDLQHLAASSAGSIAVTQYQPQPPVVYQSAQSRTAIYQARRFKGEIHKPWRIGSFSLLSRGHVSEQPDYDAELVTIDIEMVIQRSSKDRFGFERGRQAGNFLHKCLENIEFDSADITQISQTVSRLLPQFGLDLQWTEVVTDWLQAVLQTPLNTDNGLRLCDLLASQRINEMAFYFPVAGLNMAGLKKALQQTAKDSIWQKLAADLHFHELTGFMKGFIDLVFEYQGRFYVADYKSNHLGAELSQYQGEALQNAMLSHGYPLQYLIYSLALHRHLQQRLPDYDPEQHFGGIYYLFLRGMQPEWSQTGVFYDRLDRTLLEAVDQLMAGVQ, from the coding sequence ATGAAACAGTTTGATCTGCTGCAAACCCCGCTACACGATGTCAATCTGATTGAGGCCAGTGCCGGTACCGGTAAAACCTTCACTCTGGCGGGTTTGTATCTGCGTTTGATTCTCGAACATCAGCTCAATGTCGATCAGATTCTGGTGGTCACCTATACCCGAGCTGCAACACAGGAATTACGGGATCGTCTGCGTAAAAAACTCAGTGATGAACGCAAGCTGATTCTCAATGAACAGCCACACCGCAACGAAGATTTGAAACGACTGGATCTGGCGATTCAGAGTTTTGATGAAGCAGCGATTTACACCATTCACAGTTTCTGTCAGCAGGTATTGAAAGACTTTGCCTTTGAGTCTGGCAGTCCGTTTGAAATGGATTTGATTGGTGATGATCGTGAGTTATTACTCTCTGTCACAGATGACTTCTGGCGACAAAATGTGGTGCAGGCGGATAATGATTTCAGTGCTTATTTACTGGTCAGGAAACAAACTCCGGAAACCCTGCTGCAATCGATCCGTAATCTGGTGGCGAAACCCTATCTGCAGATTCAGGCTTTGCCGGAAGTTGACGCAGAGGCGGTCGCAGAAGCTTTAACTAATGCCTTTTGGCATGCCAGCCAATGCTGGCAAAAAGAGTCTGAACAAATCTCCGCCTTTCTTCACAGCGGTAGTCTGAGCAAAACCAGTTACAAACCTGAAAAAGTCGAAAGACTGCTGGCTCTGCTACAAATTATTTTCAATGAACAATCCTGTCCGTTAGCCTGGGATGAACTGCTGGAATTAGCCACGCTGGAAAAAGCCGAGGCCAGTTTGAAAAAAGGCACGGCGTTACCAGAGCTGAGATTCTGGTCAGCTATGGATACGTTAAAACAACGTTATCAGGATCTGGACACTGTTCGGGCATTGCAATTACAGCAGTTACGCCTGCAATTACTGAGCTATATCCGGGACCAACTGCCACAACAGAAAATCCAGCAGCAAGTGCAGTCCTACGATGATCTGCTGATCAATCTTGCTCAGGCACTGCAAGGCCCACAAGGTGAGTGGTTAATTACACGATTGCGTGAACAGTTCAAGGCCGCCTTGATTGATGAGTTTCAGGATACCGATCCGGTGCAGTACGATAACTTCCGGCGGGTATTTGCTGATAGTGGCCTGCCGGTCTTTTTTGTCGGCGATCCCAAACAGGCGATCTACAGCTTCCGTGGCGCCGATATTTTTACTTACCTCAAAGCGAAACAGGATGCTAATGAAACCTATACCTTAGGTAAAAACTGGCGCTCACATATTTCGTTGGTCGGGGCCGTTAATCGCCTGTTTATGCAAACCGCTACGCCGTTTATTTATGAGCAAATCCCGTTTGTTGAAGTAGATGCTTCGCGTGATCAAAAGCCAGCATTGCAAGTCGATGAAGGTGAGCAGGCGGCCTTGCAGTTCTGTTATGTGGAAAGCGACAAACCGTTAAACATTGACCCTATGAAAAGCACGGCAGTCGAAGTGACTACTAACGAAATTGCCCGCTTACTGATTCTGGCTGCCGATAATAAAGCCCGATTGCTGGATGAGGACAGTCAACAGACAAGACCGCTAACCGGCGGCGATATTGCCGTATTAGTGCCCAGCCATGCACAGGCCGAATTGATTCAGCAGGCATTACGGCGTCGAGGCATTAACAGCGTGCAGCAGGGTAGGGAAAATGTGTTTGCTTCCCGGCAGGCTGCCGATTTGTCCTGTTTAATGCTGGCATTGGCACAGCCCGATCATCATCAACGACTCAGTACGGTATTGGCAGGTCCATTATTTCAGTACTCTGCGGAAGAGCTGTATGCGATTCAGCAGGATGAATTGCGGTGGAATGCATTAATGGATCAGCTGCAACTTTTACAGCAACGCTGGCAGCAATCGGGTTTTATGGCGATGTTCCGGGCATTACTGCAGCTGGATAATGGTCTGCAACGGTTACTTGAACAGGCTGATGGTGAACGACAGTTAACCAACTTTCTGCATCTTGCCGAATTAATCCAGGCTGAATCCGCCCGACAGAATAATCATATTGAAGCAGTGAACCAGTGGTTTGCCAGACAGCAGGAAGCCAGTGCGACAGAAGACGAAACAGCACAGTTGCGACTGGAAAGTGATGCGGCGCTGGTCAAAATCATGACCATTCATTCCAGTAAAGGGCTGGAATATCCGATTGTATTCTGTCCCTTTAACTGGACGGCAAAATCCAATAGAACCAAGACGGATATCGTCGAATTTCATGATCCACAAAATCAGCATCAGCCCAGTGTGGCACTGGCCGAACCACTTTTATCCGAAGCTCAGTCAGTGGCAGAGCAGGAACAGCAGGCAGAGTCGTTACGTCTGTTGTATGTGGCGTTAACCCGTGCCAGAGAACGTTGCATTATTGTCTGGGGCAATGTGAGAGATGTGCAGAAATCCGCTCTGTATCAACTTTTGCACGGTGACAGTTCAGAGGGCATGCGTGAAGATTTACAACATCTGGCAGCCAGCAGTGCGGGCAGCATTGCCGTGACGCAGTATCAGCCTCAACCACCCGTGGTATATCAGTCTGCTCAGTCACGCACTGCCATTTATCAGGCGCGTCGCTTTAAAGGCGAAATCCATAAACCGTGGCGGATTGGCAGTTTCTCGTTGTTAAGTCGTGGCCATGTATCAGAACAACCGGATTATGACGCTGAACTGGTGACAATAGATATCGAGATGGTGATACAGCGTAGCAGCAAAGACCGATTTGGCTTTGAAAGAGGTCGTCAGGCCGGTAATTTTCTACACAAATGTCTGGAAAATATTGAATTTGATTCAGCTGATATCACCCAAATCAGCCAAACGGTATCACGTTTATTGCCACAGTTTGGTCTGGATCTGCAGTGGACTGAAGTGGTTACTGACTGGTTACAAGCCGTGTTGCAAACACCTTTGAATACTGACAATGGCCTGAGATTATGTGATTTACTGGCAAGCCAGCGAATTAATGAAATGGCCTTTTATTTTCCGGTGGCCGGTTTGAATATGGCCGGCTTAAAAAAGGCGTTGCAGCAGACGGCCAAAGATTCCATCTGGCAGAAACTGGCAGCCGATCTACACTTTCACGAACTCACCGGCTTTATGAAAGGCTTTATCGATCTGGTATTTGAATATCAGGGCCGTTTTTATGTGGCCGACTATAAATCCAATCACCTGGGCGCTGAGCTATCCCAGTATCAAGGTGAAGCATTGCAGAATGCGATGCTCAGTCATGGTTATCCCCTGCAATATCTGATTTACAGCCTGGCGTTACATCGACATTTACAACAACGTTTACCGGATTATGATCCGGAACAGCATTTTGGTGGAATTTATTACCTGTTTTTACGCGGCATGCAGCCGGAGTGGTCGCAAACCGGCGTATTTTATGACCGGCTGGACAGGACATTACTGGAAGCTGTGGATCAGCTTATGGCAGGTGTTCAATGA
- the recC gene encoding exodeoxyribonuclease V subunit gamma encodes MLKVIYSNSMSQLAAHLAETQQQDPLPPLQAETVMVQSNELARWLNLFLASNQSIAAHIEFPFPSAWLWKLFRQVWPDIPRESPYSTDAMSLKIFELLPTIKNQPEFEAIGRYLGEADDARRMLDLSQRIADSFDQYLMYRPDWIAQWEAGKTNNWQGALWQLLTRDDPEPMHRARLLQKMQQALKSKQFPTSILPPRIAIFGLTAMPPIYLDLLAEIAEFTEVSIYFLSPSEGYWGDLLNQKSQAKQRLLFDDEDDFTDNGHPLLASLGKLGQTFFEQLQAIPHEAEMLYLQPQATDILSQLKQDIYQLDNADELVTVASDDDSVQIHSCHSAMREAEVLHDQLLNLFENYPDLSPTDVVVMTPDIEVYAPAIEAVFSSQPAERFIPFSIANRGDAQQQTIIETFTDLLSLPQSRFDAETIMRLLECAAIQREFRLDHTDLDTIRGWLRETQIRWGLDGKDKQALGLPALDANTWRAGLDRLLLGYALPPAERDQWQLFNAQLPVGGISGDRAQLMAQLNAFIDQISLLRNELKRTRTPADWQILLMDWLRKFFLVREENEQLQLDAILKAIDSLTEAAVQVGFEQKISIELLRDWLDLHIELPSAEHQFMGRGLTFCDMVPMRSIPFDMVCLIGMNDNSYPRRQPKPGFDLLSSDYRRGDRSRRDDDRYLFLEAILSSNRHLYISYVGASIHDNSPIPPSVLVSDFADVITRRFQTVEGTEIWEQLLTRHPLQAFSSRYFSGQDETLFSFNAEACPPVQKLSEATNWFARPLPEADESWRFVSLHQLISFFSHPARFLAQQRLGINFENDDATLEIREPFVLNGLEAWSVRQQMLDGRLNALDKAQIQPVIQATGVLPQGHFADLLFDQQLETVDAFTEKLQPLTSSQPMQPLAFEFDLDDFTLTGQLEGLSASGLLHYRLAKMKAKDLLGLWCSHLLLNCLKPQGVALHSQLQCEDNYLQLNPVNEPEQLLGDLLAIYWQGLHQPIPLLPQTSMAYALAELNAGKADPEKEAYKAWQSSRFHQGEESDPYHQLLFSELPLNDPFRDLALRVYQPLWDVLQGDKL; translated from the coding sequence ATGCTGAAAGTGATCTACAGCAATTCGATGTCGCAGCTGGCTGCACATCTGGCGGAAACCCAGCAACAGGATCCTTTACCACCGCTGCAGGCTGAAACCGTGATGGTGCAGAGTAATGAGCTGGCGCGCTGGCTTAATTTATTCCTGGCGTCTAATCAATCGATTGCTGCACATATTGAATTTCCGTTTCCGTCTGCCTGGTTATGGAAGTTATTCCGTCAGGTCTGGCCGGATATTCCCCGCGAATCGCCATATTCAACCGATGCGATGAGCCTGAAAATCTTCGAATTGTTGCCAACGATCAAAAATCAGCCGGAATTTGAGGCGATTGGTCGTTATCTTGGCGAAGCTGATGATGCTCGAAGAATGCTGGACTTGTCACAACGCATTGCCGACAGTTTTGACCAGTATCTGATGTATCGTCCTGATTGGATTGCCCAATGGGAAGCCGGTAAAACAAATAACTGGCAGGGTGCTTTATGGCAGTTGTTAACCAGGGATGATCCTGAGCCGATGCACCGGGCACGTTTGCTGCAAAAGATGCAGCAGGCGCTTAAAAGCAAACAGTTTCCAACTTCAATATTACCCCCGCGTATTGCCATTTTCGGTCTGACAGCGATGCCACCAATCTATCTGGATTTGCTGGCAGAAATTGCTGAATTCACCGAGGTGTCGATTTATTTTCTGTCACCCAGTGAGGGTTATTGGGGTGATCTGCTGAATCAAAAATCACAGGCCAAACAACGCCTGTTGTTTGATGACGAAGATGACTTCACCGATAACGGTCATCCTTTACTGGCTAGCCTTGGGAAACTGGGCCAGACATTTTTTGAGCAGCTACAGGCGATTCCACATGAAGCGGAGATGCTGTATCTGCAACCCCAGGCCACTGACATCCTCAGCCAGCTTAAGCAGGATATCTATCAACTGGATAATGCAGATGAGCTGGTGACGGTGGCCAGTGATGATGATTCAGTGCAGATCCACAGTTGCCACAGCGCGATGCGTGAAGCAGAAGTATTACACGATCAATTATTAAATTTGTTTGAAAACTACCCTGATTTATCGCCCACCGATGTGGTGGTGATGACACCGGATATCGAAGTGTACGCTCCGGCGATAGAAGCCGTTTTCAGTAGCCAGCCAGCTGAACGGTTCATTCCGTTTAGTATCGCTAACCGTGGTGATGCACAACAGCAGACCATTATTGAGACGTTTACTGATTTACTCAGTTTGCCCCAATCCCGCTTTGATGCTGAAACCATTATGCGGCTTTTGGAGTGTGCGGCTATCCAGCGCGAGTTCAGACTGGATCATACTGATCTGGATACCATTCGTGGCTGGTTACGCGAGACCCAGATCCGTTGGGGGTTGGATGGCAAGGACAAGCAGGCATTGGGTTTACCTGCGTTGGATGCCAATACCTGGCGAGCCGGGCTGGACAGATTATTACTGGGATATGCCTTACCACCGGCAGAACGTGATCAATGGCAGTTATTTAATGCGCAGTTACCGGTCGGTGGTATTTCCGGTGATCGTGCCCAATTAATGGCACAGCTCAATGCGTTTATTGATCAAATCAGCCTGTTACGTAATGAATTAAAGCGGACGAGAACGCCGGCTGACTGGCAAATATTGCTTATGGACTGGCTGCGAAAATTTTTTTTGGTACGAGAAGAAAACGAGCAACTGCAACTGGATGCGATTTTGAAAGCGATAGATTCGCTGACCGAAGCGGCAGTGCAGGTTGGTTTTGAACAAAAAATATCGATTGAGCTGTTGCGTGACTGGCTGGATCTGCACATTGAACTGCCCAGTGCCGAGCATCAGTTTATGGGTCGTGGCCTGACCTTCTGCGATATGGTGCCGATGCGTAGTATTCCGTTTGATATGGTCTGCCTGATTGGCATGAATGACAACAGCTATCCGCGTCGTCAACCCAAACCGGGATTTGATTTGCTTTCAAGTGATTATCGGCGGGGTGACCGCTCACGTCGGGATGATGACCGTTATCTGTTTCTGGAAGCAATTCTGTCGTCTAATCGGCATCTGTATATCAGCTACGTTGGGGCCAGTATTCATGATAACTCGCCAATCCCACCTTCGGTGCTGGTCAGTGATTTTGCTGATGTAATCACCAGGCGCTTTCAGACCGTTGAAGGCACCGAGATCTGGGAGCAGTTACTTACGCGACATCCCTTACAGGCATTCAGCTCACGCTATTTTTCGGGTCAAGATGAAACATTATTCAGCTTTAATGCTGAGGCCTGTCCACCGGTACAAAAACTGTCTGAAGCGACAAACTGGTTTGCCAGACCACTGCCTGAAGCCGATGAAAGCTGGCGCTTTGTCAGTCTGCATCAACTGATCAGCTTTTTCAGTCATCCGGCACGATTTCTGGCCCAGCAGCGATTGGGTATCAACTTTGAAAATGACGATGCGACGCTGGAAATACGTGAACCATTTGTATTGAATGGTCTGGAAGCCTGGTCTGTTCGTCAGCAAATGCTGGATGGCAGATTAAACGCACTGGATAAAGCGCAAATCCAACCGGTGATACAGGCGACAGGGGTATTACCACAAGGACATTTTGCCGATTTGTTATTTGACCAGCAGCTGGAAACGGTCGATGCCTTTACGGAGAAATTACAACCGTTAACCAGCTCTCAGCCGATGCAACCATTGGCTTTTGAATTTGATCTTGATGACTTCACCTTGACCGGCCAGTTGGAGGGACTTTCAGCATCAGGACTGTTGCATTACCGGCTGGCGAAAATGAAAGCCAAGGATCTGCTGGGCTTATGGTGTTCACATCTGTTGTTGAATTGCTTAAAACCGCAAGGCGTTGCCTTACATAGCCAGCTGCAATGTGAAGACAACTACCTGCAACTGAATCCTGTGAACGAGCCGGAACAATTGCTGGGAGATTTACTGGCGATTTACTGGCAAGGCTTGCATCAACCCATTCCACTATTGCCACAAACCAGCATGGCTTATGCGTTAGCAGAGCTAAATGCCGGAAAAGCCGATCCGGAAAAAGAAGCCTATAAAGCCTGGCAATCATCAAGATTTCATCAGGGTGAAGAGTCTGATCCCTACCATCAATTACTGTTCAGCGAATTGCCTCTGAATGATCCATTCCGTGACTTGGCGCTGCGAGTCTATCAGCCTTTATGGGATGTGCTGCAGGGAGACAAGCTATGA
- a CDS encoding pyridoxamine 5'-phosphate oxidase family protein: MNDPNFHSGELEAQEKWNTAYYWDKPRRNKLLWNHIPEPFFYRIEQAEFFFLATSDNQGKCDCSFKGGGPNLIRMLDTKHLAFPDIDGNGAFMSIGNIIQNPHVGCLFIDFSTGERLRVNGKASIHTEGEVKRLFPTYPRAILVEIEQVVPNCSAHIPRLVPEKQHHETV; this comes from the coding sequence ATGAATGATCCGAATTTTCATAGTGGTGAACTCGAAGCACAGGAAAAATGGAATACTGCTTATTACTGGGATAAACCACGTCGAAACAAACTTCTCTGGAACCACATTCCTGAGCCCTTTTTCTACCGAATAGAGCAGGCTGAGTTTTTCTTTTTAGCAACCAGTGATAATCAAGGAAAATGTGATTGTTCCTTTAAAGGTGGTGGCCCTAATCTTATCCGCATGTTAGATACCAAGCACCTTGCCTTCCCGGACATCGATGGCAACGGTGCCTTTATGAGTATTGGCAATATTATTCAAAACCCTCATGTTGGCTGTTTGTTTATAGACTTCTCAACTGGAGAACGTTTGCGGGTTAATGGTAAAGCAAGCATCCATACAGAGGGGGAAGTTAAACGTTTATTCCCGACCTATCCACGTGCAATATTAGTCGAAATAGAGCAGGTTGTTCCTAATTGCTCAGCACATATTCCAAGACTAGTTCCTGAAAAACAGCATCATGAAACCGTATAA